TTCTGTCAAATTTTCTTCTGGGCACCTCAATCGTGTCTTTAAAGACGGATGTCGATTTTCTTCTCTTGTAGCTCTTTGTCAATTGCAGAATTTGCCCATTgcatgttgttttttaatggtgttATTTTTAATCATTTCTGGGTTTGGAGCGTTTACATGTCGATGCACATTTTGCCCCTGTCGGCCACAACACTTGACAAGCTTGTGCAAACTTCCAAATTATGAATTTCAGTTAAGTTTATTTGAAGAATAGGCATTTAAATTATATTAActcccccccccatcccccaagGGATTTTCAAATTGGAATTACAGGAAGTGGAATTAAACTTAAAATGATTGAGGAATAATTTGTCACGTTTAGCAAAGATTTTTGctaaaattctaaaaatactatacaAACACTGAAACTAACATTCCTTTCATTATGAATGCTTGGTTAAAGTAAAGCATTCTGGGAAATGAAGTACTGTATCTCCACAATTGTGTatagtttaaaacaggggtcaccaacctttttgaaaccaagagctacttcttgggtagtgattaatgtgaagggctaccagtttgatacacacttaaaaacatggccagaaatagccaatttaatctatttacctttaataaataaataaatccatacacatatatatatatatatatatatatatatatatatatatatatatatatatatatatatatataaagggtatttctgtctttcattatgtcgtacattttttttccttttacggaaggtatttgtagagaataaatgatgaaaacacacttaattgaacggtttaaaagaggagaaaacaggaaaaaaaattaaaattaaaatttggaaacatagttaatcttcaatttcaactttttaaaattcaaaattcaaccgaaaaaaaagaagataaaaactagctaattcaaatctttttgaaaaaattaaaaaaaataatttatgaaacatcattagtaatttttcctgattaggatacatttttgaattttgatgacatgttttaaataggttaaaatggttttaataaaatccaatctgcgctttgttagaatatacaacaaattggaccaggctatatttcaaacaaagacaaatcattatttcttctagattttccagaacaaacattttaaaagaaattctaaagactttgaaataagatttaaatttgattctaaagattttctagatttgccagaatattttttttttattttaatcataataagttagaagaaatatttcacaaatattctttgtcgaaaaaatggtctttctcaaagttataagaagcaaagtaaaaaaaataaatcaatttatttaaacaagtgaagatcaagtctttaaaatattttcttggattttcaaattctatttgagttttgtctctcttggaattaaaaatgtatagcaaagcgagaccagcttgctagtaaataaatacaatttaaaaaatagaggcagctcactggtaagggctgctatttgagctatttttcgaacaggccagcgggctactcatctggtccttacgggctacctggtgcccgcgggccctgcgttggtgacccctggtttagaagatGTTCTGATTCTTAATTGTCATGCCATtaaaatatgtgtacatatggtTCAtagtagggttgtcctgatattTTGGTAAATGGGACCACCAAATATggcactattggctttattttttttttaaattttttacagaacattaaacatgtttgttattgtgattttgtccttaaataaaatagtgaacatacaatacaacttgtcttttagtcgtaagtaaaaaaaaaaaaaaaaaaaaagctcctaaTTACTGTAGTCTGCTGAcagatgcagtaacatattgcgtcatttatctacctattattaaGGACAATCTGTAAAAATTAATtatctactttttcatttactgttaatatctgcttactttctgtttcaacatgttctatctacacttctgttaaaatgtaatcatcacttattcttctgttgcttgatactttacattagttttggatgataccacaaatttaagtattgatctgataccaagtagttatagtatcatacattggtcatatttaaagtcctcatgtgtccagggacatatttcctgagtttataaatttaaaaaatttaacaaaaaCTTTTGTGTCAGTAAAAATTATTCATGTAATTATAATAGTATTGACtggatacgctattgtacttggtatcattacaatggatatcaggtgtagatccacccatggcatttgtttacatcgtgaagccagtgagctattgtatcctcctacggtgtgtagtgaagcatgtttagttattccttgtcctgcagtgataatggtaattgtaagaaacatactttttttgtcGCCATGTCGGCGAGAATTATTTatgtagaagtagctaaaacactgcgaatggatgttagctgctagctagctagccatgtcttaaagcacctcttcctgagggtgtttagtgttataacttcacttttatctttatttttcaagccaaaatgcatccattctcccttttctgtctacacgctgtatctgcttgtaagtactctgtgtgtgtgcgctgccgaaaatGCTCTTCTGCTCTTAAAAAAAtatggggaaccggtacttttcaaagagaGTAGAGTACCGTtgttgattcattagtaccacgatactatactagtaccggtataccgtacaaccttagttCGTAGTAATACTAATTGTATCAAATATCAGTTATGTAGGGAATATTATGAAAGTATTATCTGGAATACACACAACTAATCAACTGGAATCTCAATTGTACTTTCTTCAATTCAAATTTTCAACCTAattttacttcctgtttgcaaCCTCACTCCGAATCCAATTCAAATTCATGGTATTCAATCGGAATTTGGACTTTTGCACAAGCCTGGTACAGTTTTTATCCTGTTTGGGATCACGAGCTAGCCGGTGCCGATCCCGGGCGGCTTTAGCCGAATgacggtgtacacccttgacGGCTGACCACGTATAACGATGTCCTACATGACCGAGCAACACTGACACGTCTTGCGCTTGGACGGGGCTTTTCCTTCTTTCGTGTTTATTGGAGATGACTCTTCACCGTTATCTTCCTGGACTCGAGCCGTTGGATCTTTTTCCTTCGGAGGAATGTTCTGCCGCATGTTGCTCCCTTTTACCGCCTCTTGCTCGGACTGTTGTCCCAGGATTTGTTCGTCCCCGTCCTCAGTGATCAGCACTCGCTCTGCAGTGAGCATGTCCGGCTCTTGCTGGCTCTCGCTGGTGTAGCCCAGGAACACAAGGGTGATCGGGCTTTCCTCCAGATCCCGATCCTCCATGTTCAGCTCCTTTACTGTTGGGTCTGGAACCACCGTGGCGTTGACATCCTCCGTTCCGGTACTCTCACGGTCTTTGGAAATTACACACTGTGTTTCTCCGACCGGAGTTCTATGGGCATCGGCCGGAATCCTTTGAGATTCTGCTTTCTTTGGGGTGACTGTGACCTCATCCAGCATCACTTTCATTCCGACCCCGTCCACGGCACTTAAAATCTGTCCAAGCTCCTCCGTCGAAGGTGGACAGCCTGGCCCTGCGACTGCATGGATGCTTTTCCTGCCGTCGTCAAAGACAGTCTCTGCCAGTGGGGCTCCAATCTCTGTAGACACGGGAGCCACCGACCGGACAACGGTGGTACCCGTCTTGGGGTCCCTCTCCACCTGCACTGCTACCATGCCCAGAACTGCAAAACCAAAGACAAGGACAGAGCTGCTTTCATATTCAAAAGTGGAGGAAAACATGACAATCCTCGCACTTTGTGTCAGGAATGCCATGACCTGTCACACAgggtcatgttttgtttcgtgtttGCTATACTTCTCCTGGGCAGCACcctgggacaggggttagtgcatgtaccgttagggcggtatagctcgtgcTATACCGCCCTAACGATATAGAACCTGTAATCCTCAAATtgctgccgtgccagcaacttgagggtttcagaatcgatccccgcttccgtcatcctagtcactgccgttgtgtccttgggcaagacactttacccacctgttcccagtgccacccaaactggtttaaatgtaacttggatattgggtttcactatgtaaagtgctttgagtcactagagaaaagtgctatataaatataatttactattacttatgtatatgtgcgtgtgtgtgtatatatatatatatatatatatatatatatatatatatatatatatccatccatccatccattttctaccgcttattccgtttcggggtcgcggggggcgctggcgcctatctcagctacaatcgggcggaaggcggggtacaccctggacaagtcgccacctcatcgcagggccaacacatatgatatgtgtgtatgtatatatatatatatatatatatatatatatatatatatatatatatatatatatgttgactggcaacactaaattggccctagtgtgtgaatgtgagtgtgaatgttgtctgtctttctgtgttggccttgcgatgaagtggcgacttgtacagggtgtacatcacgttccgcccaaatgtagctgagataggcgccagtaccccccgcgacccccaaaagggaataagcggtagaaaatggatggatggaatatatatatatatatatatatacatatatatatatatatatatatatatatatatatatatgtctgtatctatgtacatatttgtatggatgtacatgtgtgtgtgtgtgtatatatatatatatatatatatgtgtgtatgtgcgtgtatatatatatatagtgtgtgcatatatatatacacatatgtatatgtgtatatatatgtatatacggaaaagggtggaatgccatccccgggttggggaggagaccctgccccaagtggagaagttcaagtacctaggagtcttgttcacgagtgagggaagagtggatcgtgagattgacaggcggatcggtgcggcgtcttcagtaatgcggacgttgtaccgatccgttgtggtgaagaaggagctgagccggaaggcaaagctctcaatttacagttcaatctacgttcccatcctcacctcaggtcatgagctttgggtcatgaccgaaaggataagatcacgggtacaagcggccgaaatgagtttcctccgccgggtggcggggctctcccttagagatagggtgagaagctctgccatccgggaggaactcaaagtaaagccgctgctccttcacatcgagaggagccagatgaggtggttcgggcatctggtcaggatgccacccgaacgcctccctagcgaggtgtttagggcacgtccaaccggtaggaggccacggggaagacccaggacacgttgggaagactatgtctcccggctggcctgggaacgcctcgggatcccccgggaagagctagacgaagtggctggggagagggaagtctgggtttccctgcttaggctgttgcccccgcgacccgacctcggataagcggaagatgatggatggatggatggatgtgtatatatatatatatatatatatatatatatatatatatatatatatatatatatacatacatatacaaaccccatttccatatgagttgggaaattgtgttagatgtaaatacaaacggaatcctatgatttgcatatcattttcaacccatattcagttgaatatgctacaaaaacaacagatttgatgttcaaaccgataaacattttttatttttttgcaaataatcattaactttagaatttgatgccagcaacacgtgatgaagaagttgggaaaagtggcaataaatactgataaagttgagtaatgctcatcaaacactttatttggaacatcccacaggtgtgcaggctaattgggaacatgtgggtgccatgattgggtataaaagcagcttccatgaaatgctaagtaattcacaaacaaggatggggcgagggtcaccaatttgtaagcaaattgtcaaacagttttagaacaacatttctcaacgagctactgcaaggaatttaaggattttaccatctacggtccgtaaaatcatcaaaaggttcagagaatctggaaacaTTTCTGACCGTAAGCGaaaatattacggacctttgaaccctcaggcggtactgcatcaaaaaccgacatcagtgtgtaaaggatatccccacatgggctcaggaacaattcataaaactactgtcattaactacagttggttgctacatctgtaagtgcaagttaaaactctgctatgcaaagcaaaacccatttatcaacaaaatcaaggaacgccgctggcttcgctgggcccgggatcatctaagatggactgatgcaaagggcaaaagtgttctgtggtctgacgagtccacatttcaaattatatttggaaactgtggacgtggtgtcctccggaacaaaggaaaataaccatccggattgttataggcgcaaagttcaaaagccagcatctgtgatggtatgggggtgtattagtgcccaaggcatgggtaacttacacatctgtgaaggcaccattaatgctgaatggtccatactggTTTTAAAGCaagatatgttgtcatccaaacaacgttatcatggacggccctgcttatttcagcaaaacaatgccaagccacgtgttacaacagcgtggttttgtagtaaaagagtgggggtacttcctggcccgcctgcagtccagacatgtccctcatcaaaaatgtgtggcgcattatgaagcgtaaaatacgacagcggagactctgggctgttgaatgactgaagctctacataaaacaagaattggaaacagttccactttcaaaacttcaacaattagtttcctcatttcccaaacgtttattgagtgttgttaaaagaaaatgtgatataacacagtggtgaacatgccctttcccaactactttggcacgtgttgcagccatgaaattctaagttaattattatttttttttttaaataaagtttatgagtttgaacctcaaatatcttttcattgtagtgcattcaactgaatatgggttgaaaaggatttgcaaatcattgtattccgtttatatttacatataacacaatttcccaactcatatggaaatgtggtttgtgtgtgtatatatatatatatatatatatatatatatatatatatatatatatatatatatatatatatatatataaatgaattagatttatattgcgcttttctattgttagatactcaaagcactcacagaaaagtgggaacccatcattcattcacacctggtggtggtaagctacatcagtagccacagctgccctgggatagactgacggaagcgtggctgccagtttgcgcctacggcccctccgacctccaccaatcattcattcatcaatcattcattcatcaatcaTTCACcattgtgagcggcaccgggggcaagggtgaagtgtcctgcccaaggacacaacagcagcgatttggatgtcaataggtggcaagcgaacctgtaaccctcaggtttctggcacggccgctctacccactacgccatgccgtctatgtacatatttgtatgtatgtacatgcatatatgtgtgtgtgtgtatatatgtatgtatacatatatatatatatatatgtatgtatgtgtgtgtgtgtatgtatatgtatgtatacatatatatatatatatgtatgtatgtgtgtgtgtgtatgtatatgtatgtatatatatatatatacatatatatatatatatatatatatatatatatatatatatataaacccgaATTCAAAAAGACAAGACACCCACGATGGTTAATTGTATTCCTGAGGTCTTACCTGACCTGCCATCTTGCCCACTTTGATGGAGCGTCATTTGCGCCATGATGAGGTGTTACTGTTGGCCTCTTTGGTCACTGAAACCAAAAAGTACAAAGGTTATAAAACTAATGTTTCATGCAAAGTAAAGAAAGCAAACAGGTAAAAAAAGGAAGGCTATCACCAATAGTTTTGCATCAAAAACAGATTATTTCATATTCCGCATTTGGTTTTGTGGTGATGCAATTGCACCCAAACATTCGTGCTTTTCTCCGTCACATGGAATGCTCGGAACGCAAACCTAATACGCTAATTGCCTTTTATGCGCTCTCTCGAGCCGCGAAGCGGGAAAAGGAACGTGGTGCCGCCCCAATCTAAGTGGAGCTGCTTCTTGGCCGCGTGACTCCATTCTGTCGCCTTCAGTTAAACTTCAGGGAAAGACTTAGTTATGGTAAATTATTATCAGCCAAGAAATAATAGATTCAAAGCCGGGCGTCGTCGTAATGAGGACTGAGAGGGGGGTGGAAGTCGATGGCGTTAGAGATAACAATACTGTTGTTTTTCACAGCAGCTAAAACAAGCTACGATTTGTTGAATGTGTTCAATTAAATTGGATTCATTGGTATTGAGCATTTGACCTATATTTACCAATTTGGTGAATTCACATGTACAATTTTCTAATTATTttcccaatccaatccactttatttgtatagcacatttaaacaacatacatgtttccaaagtgctgcacaacaatattaaaaacaacattcaactATCCTTAGCtgactgaataaaaaactaaaccaataaaaaaaaaaattcaaaaaaacatgattaaaaaggattttaaagggtaaaaccaattaaaacaataaatagaaatcaaaatcataaataaatgtatatcctggtgcctatctcagctacaatcgggtggaaggcggcgtacatactggaaaagtcgctacctcatcgcagataaatgtatatatattttttatatatactatTTTAGTTCATTTCAACCATTGCACCGTCAAAAAGTTTGGCTCATTCAcgatttcccccccaaaattcccaaattttgaggaaattccaaaatttcggggtattttagcatttttgtttacctttatcgcATCTCTCAAACGATTCATACTATTCAAAAGTATAAATGTTCCtcgctaacgttaacatgctaactcttTTTTGGCTACATTTTGCCGGTATACGCCTCAGATTCAGCCATTTGActgttaaatgttagcatgctcacattagcatgctagttttttaggataattttgcaggtgtacacatcAGAGTGATATACAGTatcttggtacttgatgcatgtttactgttaaaatgctaatgttggcacataaacatgctaacattagcatgcaatttttttttagttaactttgcaggtatacaccataTAGTCAAATATTTAGGTGCTTGATGCATGTTTACTGTTAgaatgttaattttagcatgtttatATGCTAACATCTGCATGCCAGTTTTTTGggttaattttgcaggtatacacctaagagtcatatattttggcacTTGATGCATGTTTACTGTTAGAATGCTACTGTTAGCataaaacatgctaacattagcatgctagtttttttggttaattttgcaggtacacacctcagagtgatattttggtacttgatgcatattTACTCttaggatgctaatgttagcatataaacatgctaacattagcatgctagttttttgggataattttgcaggtatacatctCAGAGTgatgtattttggtacttgatgcaatTTTACcgttagaatgctaatgttagcatgctgtttATTTCGTttaattttgcagctatacacctcagagtgatatatacatatatatacatatatatatatacatatatatatatatatatatatatatatatatatatatatatatatatatatatatatatatacataaatatacataaatatatatatatatatatatatatatatatatatatatatatatatagtactataATACACTGCATGGTGCAACCTGGACACATCATCAGTGATTCTCCCGGGGTcatagggtgtttcgggtcttaatCAGACACCCTCACCCGGGCGACCCAGCCGAGGATGATCAGTCCCTCGacttgtgtccaggtagcgcactACGCCACGCGTCCCCCCTCCTCAACCAGACCCAACGTGAAGCCTCTTCAGACGCTTCCAAGATGTTTTTTATGGCTCTTCGCCTGTGCAGTCCACAAATTCCAAGGAGCCCCAGGACACGGTGTAAGGACTTGCCTGCAAAACCCCTGCAGCCCACCTCAATAGGCTCGAAACGGGCCTTCCACCCATTCCTCCGGCAGTCAGCCACAAGATCTGCATATTTCGCCCTCTTCCTTTCCTGAGCTTCCTCCATTCTGTCCTCCCAGGGGACAGTTAGCTCAAGGAGCACCACCTGCTTGCTGGTTCCAGACATCAATACCATGTCTGGCCGTAGTGTTGTAGTTGCAATGATGTCTGGGAATCGCAACTGCCTTCCTAGATCAACCAAGAGCTGTCAGTCCCTTGCTGTTGTTAGCAGGCCACCCTGGGTCTTCTTGGAGGGTTGAGGTTTCTCTCCTGCTCGGACAAAGGCAATTGTGCTCTTAGTTGGGTGTTGCGGCTTACTGGTGTTGATGCCAGTGCAGATAGTGTCTGCTATTGCCCGCAGGACCTGGTCGTGGCGCCACCGGTACCTGCCATCTCCCAATGCCTTtgagcaacagctgaggatgtgtTGTAATGATCCTCTTTTCTGACAGAgctggtacatatatatatatatatatatctatatatatatatatatatagatatatatatatatatatccatccatccatccattttctaccgcttattccctttcggggtcgcggggggcgctggcgcctatctcagctacaatcgggcagaaggcggggtacaccctggacaagtcgccacctcatcgcagggccaacacagatagacagacatcattcacactcagattcacacactagggccaatttagtgttgccaatcaacttatccccaggtgcatgtctttggaagtgggaggaagccggagtaaccggagggaacccacgcattcacggggagaacatgcaaactccacacagaaagatcctcagcctggaattgaacccaggactgcaggaccttcgtattgtgaggatatatcatgctaacattagcatgctagttttgggggataatattgcaggtatacacctcagagtgatATATTTTGGCACTTAATGCATGTTTACtcttagaatgctaatgttagcatataaacatgctaaaattagcatgctgatTTTTTAGGTTAATTTTGCAGGTGTGCACCACAGATGGATATATTTTGGCACTTGAAGCATGTTTACTGTTAGAATGCTCATGTTAGAATATAAAcatgctaacatccatccatccatccatccatcttcttccgcttatccgaggtcgggtcgcgggggcaacaacctaagcagggaaacccagacttccctttccccagccacttcgtctagctcttcccggggatcccgaggcgttccgaggccagccggcagacatagtcttcccaatgtgtcctgggtcttccccgtggcctcctaccggttggacgtgccctaaacacctccctagggaggcgttcgggtggcatcctgaccaactcctccacttggggaagggtctcctccccaacccggagatggcattccacccttttccgggcgagaaccatggactcggacttggaggtgctgattctcattccggtcgcttcacactcggctgcaaaccgatccagtaagagctgaagatcccggtcagatgaagccatcaggaccacatcatctgcaaaaagcagagacgtaatcctgcggtcaccaaaccggaaacgctcaacgccttgactgcgcctagaaattctgtccataaaagttatgaacagaatcggtgacaaaggacagcctacaaaggacagccttggcggagtccaactctcactggaaatgtgttcgacttactgccggcaatgcggaccaagctctggcactgatcgtacagggagcggaccgccacaataagacagtccgataccccatactctctgagcactccccacaggacttcccgagggacacggtcaaatgccttctccaagtccacaaagcacatgtagactggttgggcaaactcccatgcaccctcaaggaccctgcggagagtatagagctggtccacagttccacgaccaggacgaaaaccacactgttcctcctgaatccgaggttcgactatccggtgtagcctcctctccagtacacctgaataaaccttaccgggagggCTGAGGAGtgggatcccacgatagttggaacacaccctccggtcccccttcttaaagagaggcaccaccaccccggtctgccaatccagaggtaccgcccccgatgtccacgcgatgctgcagagtcttgtcaaccaagacaaccccacagcatccagagccataaggaactccgggcagatctcgtccacccccggggccttgccaccgaggagctttttaactacctcagcgacctcagccccagaaataggagagtccaccacagattccccaggcactgcttcctcataggaagacgtgttggtgggattgcggaggtcttcgaagtattgcttccacctatccacaacatccgcagttgaggtcagcagaacaccatccgcaccatacacggtgttgatagtgcactgcttccccttcctgaggcggcggacggtggtccagaatcgcttcgaagccgtccggaagtcgtttttccatggcttccccgaactcctaccatgtcagagtttttgcctcagcgaccgctgaagccgcacaccgcttggcctgtcggtacctgtccactgcctccggagtcctatgagccaaaaggacccgataggactccttcttcagcttgacggcatccctcaccactggtgtccaccaaggggttttaggttttccgcctcgacaggcaccaactaccttgcggccacatctccgatcagccgcctcgacaatagaggtgcggaacatgctccactcggactcaatatccagcacctccctcgtgacatgttcgaagttcttccagaggtgggaattgaaactttctctgacaggagactctgccagacgttcccagcagaccctcacaatgcgtttgggcctgccaggtctgtccggcatcctcccccaccatcgcagccaactccccaccaggtggtgatcggtagaaagctccgcccctctcttcacccgagtgtccataacatgaggccgcaaatccgatgacacaactacaaagtcgatcatggaactgcggcctagggtgtcctggtgatcggtagaaagctccgcccctctcttcacccgggggagcactttccagtactccctcgagtgtacccaaaaagggtgggtactctgaactgctgtttggtgcgtaagcacaaacaacagtcaggacccgtccccccacccgaaggcggagggaggctaccctttcgtccactgggttgaactccaacgtgcaggctttaagccggggggcaactagaattgccaccccagcccgtcgcctctcactgtcggcaacgccagagtggaagagggtccagtccctctcaagagaagtggttccaaagcccttgctgtgcgtcgaagtgagtccgactatatccagcc
The DNA window shown above is from Nerophis ophidion isolate RoL-2023_Sa linkage group LG23, RoL_Noph_v1.0, whole genome shotgun sequence and carries:
- the LOC133541853 gene encoding paralemmin-1-like, which translates into the protein MAQMTLHQSGQDGRSVLGMVAVQVERDPKTGTTVVRSVAPVSTEIGAPLAETVFDDGRKSIHAVAGPGCPPSTEELGQILSAVDGVGMKVMLDEVTVTPKKAESQRIPADAHRTPVGETQCVISKDRESTGTEDVNATVVPDPTVKELNMEDRDLEESPITLVFLGYTSESQQEPDMLTAERVLITEDGDEQILGQQSEQEAVKGSNMRQNIPPKEKDPTARVQEDNGEESSPINTKEGKAPSKRKTCQCCSVM